Genomic segment of Notolabrus celidotus isolate fNotCel1 chromosome 1, fNotCel1.pri, whole genome shotgun sequence:
ttcagaaaaaaattgaatacaaattaaatttgTTTGGCAGCAGATCAACATGgatacatatttgaaaaatgacaTTCTGTGCATGATTTCCAGTCTGTTTATTAAGTTTACAGATGAATTTTTTGAGATACGGAAAGATGAAACAGTCCTCTGTATTTTTCAGTCTGATGATACCAATGGATCACTAAACTTCTCAAACATATTAATGCAattctttattattatcattattaatagtaataatacattttatttgtggtCACCTTACAAGtgtaacaataataacagaCATAATATAAAAAGTACtctataaaacaaacaataaacaatatgaaaagaacacaatgaatggaaagatgaaatgtaataaaaaaggtTTATGTGATGTGTTTACAGGGAATATGCAGTTCTAAAGTGTGCAAGTATTGCGAAATATATTAAATACAGTATTATACATTTCTGTAATGGATGATGAAGCcatctgaaaataaaatctaCACAGTATCAAAACTTGTTTTCCTATGTTTGGTGAAACAGAATCACACTGAgggaaaatatataaaattgtgCAAAATAGATGCACGATACATCAATAAGTCAATCAATGGATTGAATAGTCTTTAGTAAAACATGGAGCTGTGATTGTGTGACACTATTCATACAGAGCAGACCTAGACCGTTCTTTTTGTGAAATCTTCTCACAGGCACAATTTAACTCATCTCAGCTGAGCACAAGCACTGATGGTTTGGAAACTCTTTTTCTGACAGGCCGAGATCTGGAGCAGATTCTGGCTCAGTGGGCATCAGCCTCCTGCTGTGACTGAGGTGGTTGAGAATTTGAGATGGAGgtgtgagttatctgttttgttGCGAACATGATAACACAAAAGCAAATATACAAATAAGATACGATTGGTCTTTGAAAGATTACATCAAGAAACACATTAGACCAGGAGTTCCCacacttttcagcctgcgacccccaaaatataggtgccaaagacttgcgacccacactgtccctcaaagtgatttaatgtgacttaatttagctggtctgcagaaatttagcctacctatatgagcatgtgtccgtttcttgtgctgttatgaatgaacctactgctactgatgcttttgatagtTAACTGTTCAGTAACccatttttactataatgggtagaatgtactatttttaggtaacttaaaaaaaattctggacatctcacgaccccccatttgtgtcttgcgaccctcCATGCTCATCCTTTATCATATTTCCTTAGGCTATAGTTTTCTCATTTCGCCTCTTCTGCCTCACACTGTGTCTGATATCATCGATGAGATGTTCATGTGATTGTTGTTTGCAGCCCTCTTGGCGTGTTAAAGTGAAGATTAAGAAGTGGTATGTTAGCTCTGTGTCCTCACTATGATGCGAGTTGGAATAATTGTCCCATAAGTTCCTGTTCCTATAATTTCATGTAGTCTACTGAGTTTAAAGGAAGCAAAAATTAGTTgtgaaagtttgaaaaaaaaaaaaagggaaattgtGAAATATAATTAAGAAGAtaatcttctttatttttttcaacattagGGATAGGGAAAACGTCCTGCAATGATAAATAGTTCTATGGTTTTAGAGATAGtcgttttcatatttttaaaacccAAAGAGAACTTACCCTGATGCTCTGGAGGATCTGTTTTAATCATATGATTTGAACTCTGGGCCTAAGCAGCAATCCCTCTGCAGCTCGAACTGTCTGaaaaaatgtttgtaatattatatgttaaaaaaaaatgtgtcgaAAGTGTCATCCTATCACATCATTTGAATGGCTGTATCAGAGACATCAGTAAAACAATTACATGTATTGATTTCCTGATGATATGAAAATATGTCCAACCTGCGATTCCCTGGAAACGacatgcatgtaaacacaccTTCTTCCATATAATGGGTagaatgtactatttttagataacttaaaaaactttaaaaaaaaatctggacatctcacgaccccccatttgtgtctcgcgaccctccagggggtcccaacccacactttgggaacccctccATGAAAGCAAGGGTTTGAGAAATAATTTGAATCCCTTAtttaacaaaaatgtattatctCATTATGAATAATATCCTTTACCTTCAATAACCAGAATCCATAAATATGcagatattttatttcaaaataatggCTGTAGGATACAGAGTACTTCCTATACCTCACTGATAACTCCATTCTCAGTGAGCCTAGAGGTTCTGGGTTCTAGCATCACACATGTGCTCTTTGGTtggttttatttaatcttatttatttattcaacctttatttaaccagggtAGTTGCACTGAGGTTAAAGATCTTTTTTCAAgagagacctggccaagacagtcagcagcaaaaacacaaagttacagacacacagagaaccgaAGAACAATTTACAAGCACAACGCTTGTCGCTGAAAAAGCAGTTACCGAGGAGGCAGTTGTAACAAGGTACACTAAAACCAACTACATCCTGAAGATTCTACTTCAAGGTCtttcatttaacattcaaaAACATTAAGTGACATCAGCTCCTTGAGTTTCATGCTATTCTGCAATAACTTCCAGGCTGAGGGCGCAGAATACAAAAAAGCCCTATTCCTCATTTCTGTTCGAGCTTTTGGGacagaaagcattaaaaagagcGCAGTAAATACTGTCCAGCACTTTTCTGCAAGATAAAAGTGCAGAGCTAGTGTGGCAGCAGACCAAGAATTGCCTTATAAAAGAAAATGGACCAATGGACCAACCTACGAGTCGCCAGAGACGGCCAATCCAACCTGGGAGTACAACTCACAACGGTGAGTCAGAGCTTTACAGTTAATATGATCCTCAAGGAAGCATGGTGAGCTGCATCAATCATGTGAAGACACTGAGCTGAGACATGCATGTACAAAAGATCACCATAGTCAAGAAACTGCATAAAAGCTGCAGCAACAAGATTTGTTTTGAAAGTAAAAACTCAGTTTAAGCCTCAGCTGTCTCACAAAGTACAGCACATGTTGTTTCAAATTAAGGGAGTCATCTATCAAGATACCCAGGTATTTGTAAGAGGTAACAACCTCTATCTCATTTCCCTCTGCAGAGTGTTCCAAATGTACTATGTCACAGATTAAAACTTGTACACCAAGGGGTTAAACTTAGATTTGATTGAACACAGAGACACTCACCTCCTCAGTATAAAGTGTGAGAACATCAAACTCTGCACAAAGCTAATTCTGCACAGTTGGCCTCAAACAGAGGTTACAACAAGCAGGACACGTTTTTCAGTGCTGGGAGACTTTGAGACACTCTTTTAAAGAAATAGAGACATGATTAATTCAAGAGCACATAAGGAAGCAGTGTCAAGTGTAAATAAGGTCAGTGGTTTCAGGAATGTTTCTAGAGTTTTGCATTTCATTAGGTTGGTAAATAAACAGGTGAAGAAGCATTAGGATACAGAGATGGGATTCTCAGGAAGGGAGAGCACAATCAGGGGCGttgccaggaattctgggcacCCTGAAacgatatctcagtgggcctcatcaccacagccaaccctacaaaatataaaattgctgctgcaatactggtttatttgcattagacaaaaatatatgcttaaaactatcctggttaactgactcaaatctaagctacattccaatatatattctatttttttgcaatttctccaaatgtaactgcacaatattgaccttcagactgtccacctctttaaacaagattatttgaatccaagtgacttgttgaataacaacaaggggacattatttggtataatctaacctcatgaaatataataaaactcCAAAACCtacagattcagccacacttgatgctatgaaaatatgacaatttcCCACTCTAGGCATGAGACGCGCATCTCACGGAGACGGAAAGAAACTCCAGagaggaattctgaatgtttatttatttattcagacaattttagttttcttattgcagttataacaaaacaaaacaaaacaaaagagttgtagaaaacacattttatttcaggcccattaagggccTCCCTCCTTACTTGGGCCCTAGGTGATCAGTCCCACTTGTCCCCCCACTATGATGCCCCTGATCACAATGATTATGTACCTCTTAAGTACCTGTACAAAGAAGCTCTGGAAGTGGTAGATATATATTAAGGGCTCTCACTGGCAAGGTATCTGGAATTAGCTAAACAGCAAATTTATTAATTTTGTaaatttttatgtttttccaATAGAAGCAGATAGTATTATTATtctacagaagaggattggggccactggaaaaaaatgaaggtccaatatattttctttatagttattctgagaaaaaaaagtctgaattctgattgtaatctctgaattctgattttttttcctccgaattctgacttttttctcagaacaataataaaaaaagaatacattggacctttttttttcagtggccctaatcctctttccCATTCTGTGTAAACGtataaattttaattttttaccaAAGAGAATTAATTATTGTCCTCTGGCAGGGAATCTTTCAGCAGCTTCAGCAGTGACCACCAGGGGGAGACATTTCAACAGTGACAAGTATTCCAACTGAAGATGACAACACACACTTGAAGCAAACAATTCATCTGAACGTCTTTAGCAAATCCATTGTTGAACCTTAAAGTTGTTCCTGcacaaaaaagttattttttagttgtttttttttttacagaaaaagtcagaatacttCATTGACTCGGcatattttagatttaaatacAGTACTTAAATCTGCAACTAAAGAGACACACCCTTTGAAAACTGAATATGACTGATTTATGTGTAAGTCTTTTATTAATTATAATGCGGTATATGACCAAAGACATTTGTATTAACAAGGAGATGGGTTGCTCCATATGCCAGAAGTGCTTTTGTTATCTTCTGAAAAAAGCTAATTGTGTCAAGGTCATTACTACTATTTGAATATTACAAACCATAAAAAATACCCCGAGAGGTCTTAAACTGAATTTAGAATAAGAGGCTCCATGGTAATAAAAATGACAATTCTGAACATGAGTCCAGGGTCTTTATTCAGATTTGTTGGAAGCTTTTTAAAAGTATGCTCATCCTTTATCATGTGATTGTTGTTTGCAGCCCTCTTGGCGTGTTAAAGTGAAGATTAAGAAGTGGTCTGTTAGCTCTGTGTCCTCACTATGATGCGAGTTGGAATAATTGTCCCATAAGTTCCTGTTCCTATAATTTCATGTAGTCTACTGTGTTTAAAGGAAGCAAAAATTTGTTGTGaaagtttgaaacaaaaaaaaagggaaattgtGAAATATAATTAAGAAGAtaatcttctttatttttttcaacattagGGATAGGGAAAACGTCCTGAAATGATAAATAGTTCTATGGTTTTAGAGATAGTcgatttcatatttttaaaacccAAAGAGAACTTACCCTGATGCTCTGGAGGATCTGTTTTAATCATGTGATTTGAACTCTGGGCCTAAGCAGCAATCCCTCTGCGGCTCGAACTGTCTGaaaaaatgtttgtaatattatatgttaaaaaaaaatgtgtcgaAAGTGTCATCCTATCACATCATTTGAATGGCTGTATCAGAGACATCAGTAAAACAATTACATGTATTGATTTCCTGATGATATGAAAATATGTCCAACCTGCGATTCCCTGGAAACGacatgcatgtaaacacaccTTCTTCCAATGCATCAAACATGCAGGCAAAGAACATCTTTACGCATGAATCTGAACGGTGTGTTTCACTCACTCAatgttttgattattattttatatgtaCCTGAAAACCTGAGCGTCATGTCTTGCATTTGTTGGtcgtcatcatcttcatcctcatcttcaaACTGATGTCCTATAACTCGCAAAGACATCAGCAGGGTGGCCTATTTAAAATCTTGGTCCCTTCAGGCCCTTATTTTCTTCCCTTTTGCATATAAATCCATGCTAGACAAGTGCAGCTTTGCATTCAACTTTGGTTCAGTGAAGGCAGCGAGCAGACAAACCCTGAGGAGGTGGAGCTACGACGAGACTCATAAAACCAAAAGCTTATTCCTCATCTCACTGCCAAGGTGACGCGCACAGCGGCTGACTAATAGCTTCTTACCTCCGTGGCCCAGCAGCGAGGTGGCATGAACACGGCCGGGCTCGGAAGTTTTGGGTCCAAGTTTTTTTCTCGGATCCAGTGCTCTTCTCCAGAAAGAACCAAATCTGCCCAGGAGTGGCCTAATGCGTAAAAGCCAACGAAGACGCAGAGACGCGCAGAAATATCGGCTTCCTGTGCGTGATATTCTGCTTGATCCAGACCCTGAGGATACCTTTGATTTACAGTCTTGATCTCTGGACTAAAAAGACTCTACAGCGGGAATATGACAGCTCGTTCGGGCCACTGAAGGAGTGGTTATCGGTAGTCGCTTGCTGTTTGTTGAAGTGACCGCACAGCCACACTATGCAGCATCATTTGGACATGGGGGCGCATTACTATCCTCCAGAACTTCACCCCGACCATAGAACTCATCGCTACAGGAGTTTCATGATAGAGGAGATCCTGACTGATCACCCGGAGCACAAAGTGTCTGCTCCGGCAGGAGAGTTCCTTAAATTCGGGGTGCATGCGCTCCTGTCCACGCGGCCTTTCCATAACCAACTGGGTAAGAGAGAACGAGTCTGTGGTGCCATGctggtaaaataataataacaggtTGCCTTTTAATACAAGAGATTATCAATGCTAATGATAAATTGGAATTCAAATGTTCAGTCATTTTATAAATGTTACTTTTCTGTTGATAAAGAGCATTTATAGAAATATCACGTCAGCTTTTGTTCCATGTAAAACTATTTATAGAAACGGAAAATAGCGTACTGTTTGCAATGGTAAAGCGAACATTTGATAGTTCTATTATCTACTTAATCgagcaaagaaagaaatagatcCCCCCATTTTGTGAAGTCGTGGAGTTTtagcctttttatttattgagaaaaaaaactcagGGCAACAAACAAGATCTAATACTCCAATTTAACATCGGCCCTGTTTTAGCTCTATGCGTAAAATTGCGTAAAATCAAGTTTCATGATCAGcaggttaaaatgaaaaaatgtatagGCCAATTCAAGTATGAAcctattttattttggaggttaaaataataacagaTACATTATGAATGCCTTTTTCTTCATAATGCAGCATATGAACCGATTCCTGCATCCACTCTCAGGCTTTTATTTCTGCTCATCATTTTTTCCATCATAATCTTcaatgtgtgtctgtctgtcagatgCGTTTTATTAGTTCATTGTTAAATCAAACGAGGTGGAAAAACATACTAAATCTATAACTGAAAATACCTTAATAAATGACACAAACAGCAGTGTTGTCTAATAATATGACACTACATCGTGTTAAGATTTTCCTCCCATCATGATGATAAAGCTCCATTATTCTTGCTCTTTAAAATCAGTCAGCATGTTACTTTATTCTAAATGTGTCATGAACATTTAGTCTGCCCTGTCTGCAGCAGGTGATGCATTATGGGTCTAATGCGGCAGTACGGCCCTCATTTTGACCTGAGATTCTGATTATAGTTTGACTTTGATTCCATTGTGCCTTCAGAGACAGTCTCATCTCACACACTGTTTGTGTAATCAAATTGCTGTTCATTTGCTGAGTGTCGGTTCACTGACAGGCTACCTGCTGCTCCCCGAGACAACAGTGTCAGTTCTCCTCCATGAACCTGTCCAAACCTGCTAAAACAGCACCTTAATCTCAAaccttcatgtgtgtgtctttgttcatTCTCGGTCACTTTAGTGCTCAAAGCCGACCAGACAAGCCTCCTCAAGTTCCCCATCTCCCCACTGTCCTGCTCGCTGGGCCCCTCGCTCGGCTCCCCGCTGCTGTCCGGGGCTCCGGGCCTTCAGGTCGGCGCGGCGTCACACCACCTGCCGCTGGACCTGCATCTCCGCGGGAAGCTGGAGCACGGACTGGAGCACGGAGGCAGCAAGACGAAGAAGGGCCGCAGGAGCCGCACCGTGTTCACCGAGCTGCAGCTCATGGGCCTGGAGAAACGCTTCGAGAAGCAGAAGTATCTGTCCACGCCCGATAGGTGAGTTTACTGCCTGTTAGCAGGGCTgtaggggggaggggggggactTCACATCAGAGCATAAGCATATTAAACCAGGAAAaaaagagtcagagtcagagtcgtTATTTCGTTATGAGTTAATTTATTTCCTCTTAACTATTTCATATAAACAAAACAGGCTGGAAGAAATTAAAAGCTGCTTATTGAAGATTTTTTACACTCAAGTCTTCAAATGTTGCAATAAGTCTTTTTACACTTGACATGACCTCAGTGCTGATTCCAGGTTATCCTTGATTACTGTAGAAGTGGGCTTTATGATGCACAATAAAATTATTGCATCAGTCATAATTAATACCACCAGCATCCCTTCTTACTTACTTTAATGACTATAAGTTCAACAATTACTGATGATCTTTGTCTCAGACATGCATTAACAAACACTGATATCCAGTTTACATGTTTGgtgttgtgtttcctcctcacaGAATAGACCTTGCTGAGTCGTTGGGTCTCAGTCAGTTGCAGGTGAAAACATGGTACCAGAACAGAAGGATGAAATGGAAGAAAATTGTAAGTAGActttgaaaataatgaatataatttttttttttttttaatttttatgtcTCATTTGATAATGATGAATAATAGTAGCCACTTGTATGTGTCTAACATGTTGCTGGGTTATAAAAGTGTAGCCTTAGAACTAAAAATGTAACTAGTTAGTgatagagaaaaagaagaaaaacaattagaatatttctctgttttattttcaattaaaagtTATTGGAAACAGTTTTGTGGAGAGGATTAGCTCTGACTTAGACTAGCTGCAGACGGGCTGAATTAGCTGACAAGTCAAAAGGTCCTCAGACTGTTAAACAAACTCTGAAGAAGGTTATATGAATTTGTTATCCTAATTTTTGTTCCATGTAAGTAAGAAACAACAAAGTATAAATTAAAACTTGGTCTGTGCTGTCACTTTGGATTGTAACATTCACCAATAAGAGGTCATGTACGTCACCTTTCTTTCTACTGTGAACTTACACCTGTCCTTACTACCTTTATTCCACCTGCAGGTGCTGCAGGGAGGAGGCCTGGAGTCTCCGACCAAACCAAAAGGCCGCCCAAAGAAGAACTCCATCCCCAGCAGTGAGCAGCTctctgagcaggagagatctGCTACTGAGGCCGACCCTCAGTCAGAAGGCTCCAGCTCCCATCCAGAGAGCGCCCAGGAGGAGTGACCCAGCCGCAGCCCTGCAGAACTCTGACTGTGTATGCAGAACTCTGGGACTGTCAGTTTGTATCTCTTGGATGGGGGCacgtctgaaaaaaaaaaaacattgagagGATGCTCCTGAAGCTGGACCCCTCACCCAGACTGCAGAGACACTCAGGCCCTGCAGAGACCTGAACTGTTACAGCCCTGTGTCTATGTCGTAGCCCTCTGTGCATTCCCTCACGATGAACTCGCTGCTGTTGAGGAGGGAACTCAAACTTTGCAGTAGGTCTGACCTTTATATTCTAAGGATCCACTCTCACTCGTCTGTTCTGCATTCCTTTTGTGTAACTATGctgtttaattattaaatatattttcactaATACTGCTCTCTGTTTGTTATTCAGGGCACGGTCAGCTTTTTATCCAGTGCATGATGATAGTATAGCATAGAGGCTTGTCATCTGTCACACACAGTCATAGCTCAGGACCTAATATGGTCACATACCTTCATTTATGAATTCCTCTCATATTTCTCAGCCTATAAATCAAACACCACacattagaaaataaaacagtgagagagaaaagagagagcgagagagtcaCTAATGCAGCAGGCTTTGTTGCATTGTCTCATGCAAAGAGATGAAAAGCAGGCGGGCAATCAAACAAATGTCCACAGGAGGATAAATTAAGGTTCTTAGAGAGATTAGCaggagacatgcagcacatgttaaaacacagattaacacattttaactgTTCACTTGAGGCAGAGTCCGTTAAAGGAGCGTATGAACATGCAGAGAAAAGAATATGAATTcttctcattttcattttcatatttttttctgaaatccTTTTTGATTTCCTGCTGCAGGAAAAGACAATACGTTGAATATTTACATGAGGTGTGGTGTATAGCCATCCTATTTGCTTACTTGTTCTAAGATTTTAGGATGAGCCACAAGCTGCCAAGTGGAGCGTGTTGTTATAGTTTTGTGTACAGCAACATGGCCACAGCTCGGTTTTAATTAAATCCAAACTGTGTATTAAATGCCAGTTAAATATTCtatcaaatataaaatacaatcttAAAGTCAGTGAATTGACTTCCACGTAAAGAATGCACGCTCCTTAGCGCGCATGCGTGTGCGCTTCTGTGGTAACATAAACCTTAATTTCTTTCTTGTGTTGTTTGATTTCTCAGTGTATAGTTATATAATTTATGTTATTATATATACTTTCTTATCGGTCAGGACTCGCCGTGtgattttctgaaagcattgtGATATTTCCTGGATGTTTAAAAACACTGGTTGTTGGGTTGGAAGAGCATATTCCATTCCCTCTGTATAAAGAAGACACTTCAATGTGACTGACATGAAAAAGGGGGATTTTGTCTAATTATGTTCAAGAAAATGTCGTGACTATTCCACAAACTGAGACTAAGACGcagtttgatttgatgtctggTCACTTTTTAAGCTCTGACGCGTTCAGGCTCGGTTGGACAAATCAGAATTATTGCAGCtaaatgttattattgttgctTCATCCGACAATGAAAGATGAATTGATAATCAGTGCTTGTGGAGTCTTTTAACAGCCTGTCTACATTCAGAGACCAGATTCATATTGTCCAGGTCTGTACGTTTTATTTCGCCTGAGCAGCTTCACATGACTGAGTTATTCATCTGAAGGAGAGAacggattttatttatttaaaggcctTACctcgttttttgtttttttaaataatactttatttttttattttatttgacaagGTCTTAATGTAGTCCAAATGGAACTGACAGGAATATGAAATCTCTAAATTATAAAGGCGGTAAATCTTTGGAAATTCCCCTTTATGTTCCCTTCATGTCACTCGATGTTTGATGTGGTTTCTGCTTCATGCAGGTAGGCGCGCGTGAGGCCTTTACTTTGTGTGTGAAGTGTCTGTCCCTTTAAGATGCCATGGCCCTTCACGTGAACGCATCTTGTTGACTGTAAACCGTCGAGGCCCGCTCCTGTGCTCTGTCATCACATCTCACAacagctctacgtgtgtgtgtgtgtgtgtgtgtgtgtgtgtgtgtgtacgtgcgtaCGTGCGTGAAATGCGGGTTTAACACTAGCTTTATTACACGCGGATCACTGAGCACAGCGGACTGATGGGGGCTTTAGATTCCTAAAAACACTCTGCTGGAGTGATGCAAACTGTGTCACTGCTCTGCAGACAACATCACAcgttataaataaaaaggttttttttttacagttaatTGTTAACAAGGAGTCATACAACGTGGGTCACAAGTACAAGTAATTTAAAATTcatgataaaacattttttctctGTTGAAAATAGATTTTTCTTCCTGgaattttaaaatactttttattcCATGTCCTATTGTTTATTAATGCGTAGTCCTTTTTCTAATGAATGAAAGTTAAATATTGTGGTCTTATGGACGCGCGACTGCAATGAAAAATAGAAGATCCACATTATTCGaataagtcaagtcaaactttatttatatagaacattttaaaactacCGCAGTTGTATAAGCTTAAAaccaaaatatcaataaaaaatactattagttaaaaagaatagatattaaaaataaaatagataataagataacataaaggcaaaaagagcCCGACAACCGTCTTTAAACAAGCCGAATTATTCAAATGACAAAATACCTGTGAATCAAACAGCCAGTTTTACATTCACATAGttactttaatttttattcagCTATAAAACGATCATTTGATCTTGTGTGAGTGAACTCAGCAGGcatactgcttttttttttatctctgtaaCATCACCGGAGACAAGATTCTTCACTGGACGATATATATAggctaaccttttttttttttattagtgatTTTCGTGATTGACAAATATGCAAAGGACAGTTTACAAAGTTGTACAAAACACATGACACGGAACAGCGGAAAAACTAATAGAAAGTATACTGGTAAAGAGTTTAAGGCATTTCAACAAAGTTCAGATGACTGctgtaagataataataataataataataataataataataataataataataataataataataataataataataataataataataacataatatataATTATATGACAGTAGCAATTGGAAAGTTGTCAGTTCAAAACTGAGGGGGTAAGAGAAGGAGCAagcacaaaataataatacaaaaaataaaatgtactttttaagTAGgctacatcataaaaacaaaaatgtttgaatattttagCTTGATCcagttgtgtttacatttattttaaattttgtatctcacaaaataatttaaaaaatacagatgCATCACACAGATCGAGAAAAAGTAAGATCTCAGCCTCAcaacgacacaaacacaaaacaggctacgtcaaaacaacacacatgaaCAGAGGCCTTGCAAACAGGCAAAAAAATAACCCAAAAGAGAATGAtgatcataaataaaaataataaagagaagACCAGGCGTGAATTGTATTTCCTGTAAGGACATTTTAACTTGCAAGTGTGAGTCTGTTTATGTTTATGCTTATTTAtttgcagaataaaaaaaaatccacacaaaaAAGGAAGAGGCAAAAAACtgagagagcttatttgaagcctccacccaaataattttctaatatcaaaaattaattaaaaatactaaattgacacacatAAAGTGTAATAAGGAGTCATATATGTATTTGAACAATAGTAGAAATTGTGTTCTACATGttctttttcaacattttcagcctttacttataaaaaaaaaaaaaatttcagccAAACTTTGtgaacaaaatatttatttctgttCTGACAAACTACAAAACCGAGAGACTCTCAAAGCTGCaatgattttaaaacatttttcttttaaagcaaATATTCTTCACAATGACTTTAATGTCCTTTATTATAAGAAATGCTATTGAATCATAAATATGATATTTAAGTCCAGCATGAATctggaaaatgtgtttaaaatgagaaatgaaaACTCAGAATTTGATCCAGACTTTGTTGACTACGTCTTAAGCAACTCATCCACTGCTCACTACAGAGCTGAAAGTTTAAATGTGTCACAGACTGCGCAGTGTAACATGTGCCTCTCTGTATTTTAACCCTGTCTGTTCTCCACAGGCTGCGTTTTGAGCCTGATGACCTTGAGGTTAAGGTGTTGTCCTTGAAGCTGGAGTGTGTGGGATCAATAAGCAGCTGGCTCATAATGTGGCAAACATGAGCGCTGATGTCAGCACGTCTGAAAGTGCTGTAAACACAGGAACAAAGCGAGAGCACCGAGATCATTCAGGCAGAGGAAACAGGTCTTAAAGAAGTCCTTGATACCAACACTGCAAGTCTTTATCTCCTGGCCGACATAGGAT
This window contains:
- the barx1 gene encoding homeobox protein BarH-like 1, whose amino-acid sequence is MQHHLDMGAHYYPPELHPDHRTHRYRSFMIEEILTDHPEHKVSAPAGEFLKFGVHALLSTRPFHNQLVLKADQTSLLKFPISPLSCSLGPSLGSPLLSGAPGLQVGAASHHLPLDLHLRGKLEHGLEHGGSKTKKGRRSRTVFTELQLMGLEKRFEKQKYLSTPDRIDLAESLGLSQLQVKTWYQNRRMKWKKIVLQGGGLESPTKPKGRPKKNSIPSSEQLSEQERSATEADPQSEGSSSHPESAQEE